The genomic stretch ttctggctgaattgtcgtgagagaaaaacactgttccagctaaaaaaacaagacgaatatggggtaagccgaacggggccataaggCTGCATCTGACCATCTTGTTGTTTCTAATAGAGGCCTCATGAGACTTATTTGCAAAAAAAAGTATTAGTTCTCATAAAACATGTGTTATTTATTCGGAAAACCTATGATCCACTTCATGCATTATAAAAACAGTCGAAAGTAGCCCTTGAAATCTTAATCTAACTTAggttgtgtttagttcgcgaaatgaaaatttttggatgttacATTGGATGTTTCGGGGGGATATCGGAagaggtttttggatactaataaaaaaactaattacatagctcgtctggaaactgcgagacgaatttattaagcctaattaatccagcatcagcgcatgttagttactgtagcacttatggctaatcatggactaattagtcttaaaacattcgcctcgcgatttccaaccaaactgtgcaattagtttttttcgtctatatttaatactccatgcatgtgccgcaagattcgatgtgatagtttggggtgaaaatttttgggaactaaaccaagCCTTACCAACCACTGCCATTATGATAAATAACCTATATTAACTTGTAATCTTCATGAAATTTTACCAAATATCCCAATATAAGAAATATATAAAGGAGCCTCCAAACTTGCATGTAAATTCCCTACCTCCAATATTCTTCAAAACAATCTAAAGTAAACCCTTAATCTATATTATCTTAAGCTATGTCGTTAAAAACCCTCAAAATACTTCTATAATGATACTACAAAATACTCGTTCCTATTATTATTACTATATAAATAAATTAACTCAATGTATACATGAATAACCATATGTGCATATGCATGAAACGATGAGCATgttgatgttagttaaatacatAGTTGAAGCTAAGATTTTAACTAAACACTTGTCAAGTACTCACTCCATCTCAAAATAAGTGGCCTTTTAGCTATGAAACACTTCTCAATTTACATAATTTGGCTTAAAATAAAGCTAGTGGAATGCTTCTTTTCTTTGGCAGCTTTATCTTTTAGTATTCACACATTAGAAAAGAATATTTGTTTAAATATTTTAATTAGAAGTGTATCATTGTCAAAAGTACCTGATGTGTGTATGATATACTTTTTGCTGAATTTTCAGCAAGTGTGAGAGATTGGAAGCAGCCTATGGAGACACTGACGCTCACACACGCACGTAGGAGTACTGTAACTGTAAACGTGGTCAAGTGATTGACTTGTTAGAGTATGACCGGGCAAGCATGCTGGGGGGATTCCCTATCCCTCTGCAGCCCAGCCTTTGGGCGACTGCACAAGCAACTTTTGTGCAACAACGCGGCCGGAGAGCCAGCAAGAAATGTCCTGTTGCTGTTGCTTATACGCCGCTCCAAATGGAACCCATGGTATTTGCTTGCTTGCCATGCACATGGGCCGTATCCTCGTCGTGCCGATTCCGATCCCCTTCTGCGACCACTGCCAAAAATCCAAAGCCTGCGTGCGAGCTGCCTCCCAgaccgaattttttacattttaaaTAGACATCCGGCGTACAGAATTTAGAAAATAGACACTTAACTCGGCGCCATTGGTACTGGCGCCGAGCTGACACGTCttggcgccagcgtctctggcgccgagctcttggccacggtagatgacatggcagtgagctcggcatcagccactctggcgccgagcttggcgccgtagatcttggcgccaagctcggcgccagagtgactgacgtcgagctccctgccatgtaACCCCGGCCAACCTttctgcccgagcgttcttcctcttctttctcctccctctcggattttttctctccccacttcaccctacctcacgaatcggcatattggaccttgaaaactttgatttaatccatagatcttcgagagcaggGTATCATCGCTcctctcctagtttttttcgcatcgattcggtatgtattagtcggatttttgaacgtaataatcgtcatcacttagggtttcattgtatccatcaatatatgtattatacaaccataaGATAATGCCAAGGCGTAAAAAAACTAGCAAACCTAGGTGCatatagttatgttatgggttcattgatatgcatcaaatgagaaaccataggtttatggtttaatgttaactgctttgggttcttagaacgaaattagttgtattgtagttatggttctcattgacatttatttgtgatgttttgatttatgtttgttaaattacatccgttttgttagatgtaagaaatatttcgggaggagttttggcgaaaacggggtcgtcctcgagaattatacccgacgtgtctagcaaagatgcccccgtccctcctgacctctctatccctaactgtgactgtggtttcccggcccatgtttttcattcgaaacatccggacacagcgacgcattgcttctacacatgcagttattttaatgtaagaaattattttcactatccttttctttatttgtgtaagtatgctactaaaattttgttggaatctcgttgtgtaggaccatgagaggtgctttttctttagtggatcgacggtgcatacaagtttgatcctaggtacctccttttcgacaattggtttagagggagacatccacgtgagcacttcaagcagtgggttccacccccctcaccctctgccaatgacggctaaggagaagcacctagccgcagttagacgactcaagaaacctcctctgtgtgattatggagatcgagctatgataaaccctaagaatacgttggagtttgtgtgtccaaacaagcatgaagtaagggcaaagtgtatgtgttgaaatattgagctatatttgttcatgtactaatgtctacttatttaggtgttttcaatggtgaagtgtcgtttcaaggagtggttgtatggtcctaagaaccaatggcaggaagaaccgcgaaaggttaaggaaaagaagaaagaaagggtaatttacaaagcacctcttgtcatgtgcgaatgtggtgttaaattcaactatggcctagtccaactatgtactcactaaatagcgagatcatatgtagttaactaaatatgtaactacatatctaaatagctatctaactatatctatgtacctatgtatctatgtttctatctatcgacatatatatctcactagatcactaactaaatcaactacctgagtcatcacattaactagtaaataacaaatgccaactaagtaggtacattgcatattcataatttttacctctCCAACGACTGATCTGCAGACGTCGATGGAGTCACAAGCGGATGATAGGCGTGGATCAGGTCGACGATCCGAGCCGGCTGTGGCACGGCCGGTCGCTGCAGGTGGCGGGGTCAGCGGTGGCATGGCCGACGACAGCGATGGCGCACAGCGGGCGCGGGATGCCTGGGGCTCCACGCGGCGAGTCCGcctcgacgggcgcgggaggcacggcggcagcggcgaagggcagcaaggcggggcgaggcagaaggtggagggcggcaaggcgggcCACGGCCGAGGCCGGTGGTGGAGGCCAAGGCGAGGCTaaggcgaggacggcggtggagggccgcTGGCCGCGGCGCGGGCGACCAGCCGTGGGCAACGGCGTGGTGCAAAGGGGGGCGGCGTGGCCGCGCGATGTGGCGCAACGCGGGGGCGGCGTGGCCACGGGTCACGGGCCGTCCACTAGGGCGCGGCGCGGGACGGCctcgaggcggccgcggagctcGGGGCGCGCGAGCGGTCACGGTGGCgcggcgcgggcgagggcggCTGGTGGAGGCAAGGGCGCGCGCggcggtgacggcggcggcggagctcggctctgctagggcgagagagggagagaaagagaggcGCGTAGCCCATAGGTATCaaaggctcggcgccagtcactctggcgccgagctcagcgccaagaCCTACGGCGTTGAGCTCGGCACCcgtcactggcgccgagctcactgccatgtcatctaccgtACCGAGGAGCTCGGCACCAGAGACGctagcgccgagacgtgttagctcggtgccagcatcaatggcgccgagctaagggtccattttctgaattctttccaccaggggtctattggtgagaaactttcaaaaaaaggctAAAATGTAAAAATTCGGCCTCTCAGACTCTCATGCATGTGGTCCGTTGCAGCCATGGGtttccttttgttttttttcattATTACCAAACTACTAGTAGTGTATATTTAGTCCAAAAATAAATGCACAACTTATTTTACTGACGAGTACaaattttttcctattttttaacTAAATATATGTAAAATACTTCTTTacttctgaataaatcaatttccagaGTTATTTTTTTATGTTTGACTCAATTTATAGAAAAAAGGGCATAAATATATGTGACACTAAATAAGCACATTATATGTGAAATACATTTTATAGTATATCTAATGCATATACTAATTTAGTGTCATAAATCTCacgatattttctataaatccgaTCAGACTTAAAAAAAAGATCGACTTATTAACACAACTCtacatttgattttatttttatatggAGGGAGTATACTAATATTTGTGGTGAATATTAAGTTTCATTTGATTAAtattagaatatatttttataatatacatgttaggagatacaaatgttgttgATAGTTATTTTGGAATGGGTCGAGTATATATAGAGCGTGTTTAGATCACCTATAACTAAAGTTTAGGCCGAATAAAATTTAGTTGGATTGAAGTTCAGATGGCTAAGAGCAACTTTAGCAGGTGCCCTCAAAATAGGGTCTCTATTTTTTATATTGGACAACTCTCCCTACCTTTGGGGCCTGTTTAGATGCcgaatttttggcaaaatgacacTATAgcggttttcgttgttatttggcaattagtgtccaatcatagtctaattaggcttaaaagattcgtctcatggatttcgtctaaactgtgtaattagttttattttttatttatatttaatacttaatgcatgcgtcaaagattcggtgtgacgggaaatcttgaaaaatttggcattttagGAGGGAACTAAATGGTACCTTGGTAGACCTGTCTTCTAGTTGTACTCCAAACAGAGACTATCAAAACAGGACTCTCAAATTAATAAATGACAGATTTGAGAAAAGGCTATATGTGGACGGAAAGAAATTAAACGGTTTCTGTCAGTTGGAGTAAGGTTAATACTCATCATCTCAGTTTTGTCTGAATTACCAATGCTCGTCCTCTCATTTTTTGGATTCCTACAAAAGGGATCCTTAAAAATGGCTTTGGATCAAAGTTTTTCTCGCAGAATGATTAGCATAGAAAAAAAAGTATCTTAGAATAAGGTATTAAATCAAGTAAGAGATTCCCATGTGGTCTATGGGATCGCATCACTTGTGAATTTAGATTATCTTTTCTAATTAGTGGTTAAAACGCTGGGGGGTGGGGGGACACAAACTTGAGCTTACTGTTAGGGCAGCTGTACTTTGTTGTGCGTTTATGGGTTTCAATGAATGTTATAGATGTGAAACCGAAATATTGTATATATGCAGGGTTTTTTTTGGAATACATAAtacattttttttagaattacgtTGTGGAATTCTAAAAAAATTGAATTATGGAATTCTAAAAAATATATTATGTATTCCAACCTCTCACGAATTGGACGTTCCTCCTGGTTGCTTACTGTACTTTCAACTTGGTTGTGAACCCTGTAGCACTGGTTAGGGCACGTAATAAACTAATAATCTTGGTTGCGAAAGTTTATTAACACAGATTATTTATCAATCAATGCATATACGTATGTAGGCACTCCATCAGCAAGCAACATTTTGCGCAACACGTCTCCTCCTTCATGCAGCACGATGCATCTTCTTCGGACGTTCGTTGCCTCTCTTGGCGATGCAGAGAGACAGTGGAGCGGCGGATGTAGAAGAGGATTTTAGGGGCTAGGtcaaactggctgaaaaacacttgtcggtgtttcagaccggagggtcctcaaccaactagtgaatttatcctgcaTGTTCCCGATTTCAgatagtgatgcaaagagacacaaggtttatactggttcgggacaattcgagccctacgtccagtctgggagatcgatcttgtattccttgcaccgaaatgcttgttgtagggggttacaagctaggtgagagagggagttatTCCCATGTCTCGGCGAGGTgtggtgtgggctgcttgagacgttgctctcaggcggctgggaagtGTGTGTTACAGGGCGTTGTTCTTCGTGAGTCCCCCGTCCCTAGAaatagcccaagtcctttccttttatagtttgaagggaggacaaggataaTACATATGCTTAACTATACGGTGtcatgcgaacagaggcggcgtgtccgagtcCTGTggtctgttcctgtggcggcgtagtcgtcggagtggtccgtccttggagcactggggcggcgtgctggtcacatccgatcctgtgcgtcatgggagctccagggctgcctcggagcgggtgcagcggtcagcgtgcgagtcgctgtggactcactgtgcgcgaggccgaggctcggttggtgccgaggctacaccgtagtggggggtctcggcagacacgaatcccgagatagccgagaccctggtgcatagtaccgaggcccggagagagcggttgatctggtgtgctggtttcggaggcggtgatgacccggctCTCCGCATcacgtcaggacgccgagacctcccatGGCCTACCCTCTAACTTTGTCGTTGATGGGATTTTAgtgcctcttttggtgtacgctcggggtaccccattttatggtacccgacagtagaccccgagcctcagggagggtGAGTGCATTCTCCCTGAGGGTTTATCGAGACTTGGTTTGCAGTCGCTcccgtagggattgtgttttgttttatgaggtttcggtgggtgcgcgcgagcgcacccgccgggtgtagcccccgaggctctggaggagtggagttactcctctaggggcatTTTTTGTTTTcgtgtttgagtgaggagtttttatcatatttaccgagcccacaagtgcgagttcgggtcgcgggggtctcggcgaggttgcaggaaagagccctctagcctccgcacagagcaagaggtccgtcaggggttcccctggcttttggtacgaccctcacgcttccttttcgctcggaaggaggggtggaatgtgccaggctaccctcgatgggcacgagcgttggcacttccggtgagctgttatcgggtgagtccgagtggaggccctgTGCCTcagttcgctaggggacggctagcggtccagagacacactccaagagtaccagagggtttctctagtgggtgccgaggccgttcgctgggcctcggtggctcggtgcctccctacaggtGGGATCctattcggagacttccctgccggtctcggacacgacttaggacgccccgagcgattgATCGCCCGGGCCTCGGCCATTCATAGGCTCACcccaaagtcgtccctgactctgttgccctaggggcggctgttgaaacctctgggggcccagccttcgaacccctagaccgtaacgggctcggtgccctttatcgtatttgtaacgaaacttctagctCAGACTTAGATCGTTTGTCTTGTCTctagggtgcaggaggagcccccgagcctccacctagagcaagagggcggtcaagggtcccctggcttttttattcgaccctcacatatcctttttgttcggacggagggtttgtttgccgagcccattcgggtgcgagccagagccgctgggtctcgacagggttgcaggaagagcctcctagcctctgcatggggcaagagggccgtcgggagctcccctggctttttatacgcccctcgcacttgagggtttgtttgccgaggcccctttgggcgtgaGCCTTGGTCGcagggtctcggcgaggttgcaggaagggctccctagcctccgcacggagcagaGGGtcatcaggagctcccctgactttttgtatgaccctcgtgcttccttttcgctcggaagaaggggttgttttgccgagccccctcgagtgcgaaccggggtcgctaggtctcggcaagattgcaggaagagccccctagcctctgcacggggcgagaggtccgtcaggggttcccctgacttttttgtacgaccctcatgcttcctttttgctcggaaggaggggtggaatgtgccaggctaccctcggtgggcacgagcgttggcactttcggtgagctgttatcgggtaagtccgagtggaggcccgtgccccgttcgctaggggacggctagcggtctagagacacactccaagagtaccagagggtttatCTAGTGGGTGtcaaggccgttcgctgggccttggtggctcggtgcctccctacggtgggatcctattcggagacttccctgccggtctcggacacgacttaggatgccccgagcAATTGatcgctcgggcctcggccattcgtaggctcaccccaaagtcgtccctgactctgttgccctggggcggctgttgaaacctctgggggcccagccttcgaacccctagaccgtaacgggctcggtgccctttatcgtatttgtaacgaaacttctagcacAGACTTAGAtcgtttgtctttgtctagggtgcaggaggagcccccgagcctccacctggagcaagagggcggacaagggtcccctggcttttttattcgaccctcacatatcctttttgttcggacggagggtttgtttgccgagcccattcaggTGCGAGccagagccgctgggtctcgacagggttgcaggaagagcctcctagcctctgcatggggcgagagggccgtcgggagctcccctggctttttatacgcccctcgcacttgagggtttgtttgccgaggcccatTTGGGCGTGAGCcttggtcgcggggtctcggcgaggttgcaggaagggctccctagcctcctACACGGAGTAGAGGGtcatcaggagctcccctggctttttgtacgaccctcgcgcttccttttcgctcggaaggaggggttgttttgccaagccccctcgagtgcgaaccggggtcgctaggtctcggcaagattgtaggaagagccccctagcctctgcatggggcAAGAGGTctatcgggggttcccctgacttttttatacgaccctcacgcttcctttttgctcggaaggagggaatggaatgtgccaggctaccctcggtcgGCATGAGcattggcacttccggtgagctgttatcgtgtaagtccgagtggaggcccgtgccccattcgctaggggacggctagcggtccagagacacactccaagagtaccagagggtttatCTAGTGGGTGTCAAGGCCGTTCGCTgcgcctcggtggctcggtgcctccctacggtgggaacccattcagagaccttcctgctggtctcggacacgacttacggcgtcccaagcgtttcgcttgcttgggcctcagcctcgtataggctcgcccgtgatcgtccctgactctattgtcctAGGGTGGCTGTTGAAACCtcttggggtccagccttcgaacccctggaccgtaataggctcagagcctggttccttcatctgaaaggaataggccggggggaatatcttctccattggctcggcaacggatggctcgccttttgaggtggtttcctAGGGAGGCGAAACAACGCCTactgccatagtggccgagcgcgacgtggtggatgggacgtaactattcccgcaattaatgagagaaagaagtgggcgcgtgggcggcaaaatcggctcgtggttaactgcgccggattgggggggaaacttccccgatttcatcgcccattcGTTTCGCCttccccctgcataaatactcaaagagtctcgccccgcctcaccttaccttgcctgcgttagctctgcctccatcgagccgtcgctagagcaacgggtgccgagaagaagaagggagaagagcgagccagggagaaagcgagaaaagtgagagcgtgggagagagagaaaaactcatcgCCGCATCCGAtc from Miscanthus floridulus cultivar M001 unplaced genomic scaffold, ASM1932011v1 fs_770_1_2, whole genome shotgun sequence encodes the following:
- the LOC136533015 gene encoding uncharacterized protein, which encodes MAHSGRGMPGAPRGESASTGAGGTAAAAKGSKAGRGRRWRAARRATAEAGGGGQGEAKARTAVEGRWPRRGRPAVGNGVVQRGAAWPRDVAQRGGGVATGHGPSTRARRGTASRRPRSSGRASGHGGAARARAAGGGKGARGGDGGGGARLC